One genomic region from Aggregicoccus sp. 17bor-14 encodes:
- a CDS encoding phosphate/phosphite/phosphonate ABC transporter substrate-binding protein, with the protein MVLPSGLGAAVLAEHAPRVESVLSRALGQPLTVAVAPTYEALAADMQAGRAQVAWAPPFVCARLEAAGARVLLRGLRRGTASYRAALVCKVGAPVTLGTLQGTTVAWTDRDSAGGYLLPVAFLKGQGLEPGKLFAQQLFAGSYAAAVDAVLEGRAQVASIFAPPASVQGADFRTWLRDVAPGREEQLALVAYTDESPNDGVVVHASLPAQTVEALERALRELGGTPTGERLLKELFRADGFEPAPRNAYRALYRLALASL; encoded by the coding sequence ATGGTGCTCCCCTCGGGGCTGGGGGCCGCGGTGCTCGCGGAGCATGCGCCGCGCGTGGAGTCGGTGCTCAGCCGCGCCCTCGGGCAGCCGCTGACGGTGGCGGTGGCCCCCACCTACGAGGCGCTCGCGGCGGACATGCAGGCGGGCCGCGCGCAGGTGGCGTGGGCGCCGCCCTTCGTGTGCGCGCGGCTGGAGGCCGCCGGGGCGCGGGTGCTGCTGCGGGGCCTGCGGCGCGGCACGGCGAGCTACCGGGCGGCGCTGGTGTGCAAGGTGGGCGCGCCGGTGACGCTGGGCACCCTGCAGGGCACCACCGTGGCCTGGACGGACCGCGACTCCGCCGGCGGCTACCTCCTGCCGGTGGCCTTCCTCAAGGGCCAGGGCCTGGAGCCGGGGAAGCTCTTCGCGCAGCAGCTCTTCGCCGGCTCGTACGCGGCGGCGGTGGACGCGGTGCTCGAGGGCCGCGCGCAGGTGGCGAGCATCTTCGCTCCGCCCGCGAGCGTGCAGGGGGCGGACTTCCGCACCTGGCTGCGCGACGTGGCGCCGGGGCGCGAGGAGCAGCTCGCGCTGGTGGCCTACACCGACGAGTCCCCCAACGACGGCGTGGTGGTGCACGCCTCGCTCCCCGCGCAGACGGTGGAGGCGCTGGAGCGCGCGCTGCGGGAGCTCGGGGGCACGCCCACCGGCGAGCGGCTCCTCAAGGAGCTGTTCCGCGCGGACGGCTTCGAGCCCGCGCCCCGCAACGCCTACCGCGCCCTCTACCGGCTGGCGCTCGCGAGCCTGTAG
- a CDS encoding acyltransferase has product MTAHTADTRRPDLDWLRVFCIAVLLAYHVGMFFVTWDWHLKNPQLLPVLEPVMDVLHVVRMPLLMLVSGAGTAFALRRRSLGAFARDRVKRLGVPVLFGILAVVPPQIYVERVYKGQFHGSFLAFWPSVLRGQAYPAGNTSWHHLWFVAYLLTYCLLALPLFAWLGRAAGRAALARLERGLARPGALLLLFLPLAALRIALRRYPETHALFDDPKLWSSYGYLFLVGHLLGRMPGLFDRLAAQRHLHLGAFALLLAALLPEAEFPFPFEHLATWAMAWSGMLAALGYARHHVRTARPWLQHAQGLAYPFYIWHQTVILVLAYGLLRWSPALGPWARFALLLAASGGVSWALSEAVARVPLLRPLFGLGPARRRPRPLAEPLPAPAPSA; this is encoded by the coding sequence ATGACCGCACACACCGCCGACACCCGCCGCCCCGACCTGGACTGGCTCCGGGTGTTCTGCATCGCCGTGCTGCTCGCCTACCACGTGGGCATGTTCTTCGTGACGTGGGACTGGCACCTGAAGAACCCGCAGCTGCTGCCCGTGCTCGAGCCGGTGATGGACGTGCTGCACGTGGTGCGCATGCCGCTGCTGATGCTCGTGTCGGGCGCGGGCACCGCGTTCGCGCTGCGGCGCCGCTCGCTGGGCGCCTTCGCGCGCGACCGGGTGAAGCGGCTCGGGGTGCCGGTGCTCTTCGGCATCCTCGCGGTGGTGCCGCCGCAGATCTACGTGGAGCGCGTCTACAAGGGGCAGTTCCACGGCTCCTTCCTCGCCTTCTGGCCCTCGGTGCTGCGCGGCCAGGCCTACCCCGCGGGCAACACCAGCTGGCACCACCTCTGGTTCGTCGCCTACCTGCTCACCTACTGCCTGCTCGCGCTGCCCCTCTTCGCGTGGCTGGGCCGCGCCGCGGGCCGGGCCGCCCTCGCGCGGCTCGAGCGCGGGCTCGCGCGCCCCGGGGCCCTGCTGCTGCTCTTCCTGCCGCTCGCGGCGCTGCGCATCGCCCTGCGCCGCTACCCGGAGACACACGCGCTCTTCGACGACCCGAAGCTGTGGTCGAGCTACGGCTATCTCTTCCTCGTGGGCCACCTGCTCGGGCGCATGCCGGGCCTCTTCGACCGGCTCGCCGCCCAGCGCCACCTGCACCTCGGCGCCTTCGCACTGCTGCTCGCGGCGCTGCTTCCGGAGGCGGAGTTTCCCTTCCCCTTCGAGCACCTGGCGACCTGGGCCATGGCCTGGAGCGGGATGCTCGCGGCGCTGGGCTACGCGCGCCACCACGTGCGCACCGCGCGCCCGTGGCTGCAGCACGCGCAGGGGCTCGCGTACCCCTTCTACATCTGGCACCAGACGGTCATCCTCGTGCTCGCGTACGGCCTGCTGCGCTGGAGCCCCGCGCTGGGCCCCTGGGCGCGCTTCGCGCTGCTGCTCGCCGCGTCGGGGGGCGTGAGCTGGGCGCTGAGCGAGGCGGTGGCGCGCGTGCCGCTGCTGCGGCCCCTCTTCGGCCTCGGGCCCGCGCGCCGTCGCCCCCGGCCGCTCGCAGAGCCGCTGCCCGCGCCCGCGCCGTCCGCGTAG
- a CDS encoding sensor histidine kinase, whose translation MASSAPSWRWPALRLRTALALLGAVLLVGLWMATTVHLAMRAEGSTEPWSRPLVWELTGTLAFWASCWLPTAAVLNAPAPAGRWGRFLGIHLASFLAFTVLKNALMVPPRFAIYRWLGWGEYGYHALPVHLGMEMMKDAVAYVLWAGACRGVWVWRERQGLALRQAQLAAELKEARLQALTGQLDPHFLFNALNTVSSLMYEDLARTDRLLADLGQVLRAGFDARRATWSLAEERAHTERYLALLHARFGERLQVAWEVAPGLEAQGVPRFSLQLLAENAVKHNQDRAEALTLRLAAWRDERENGALLLQVEDDGRGFGAPSPERGAGLGLRHLEEVLRLLYGAGARVERGAGAHGGAQVRLVLPVLPEEAA comes from the coding sequence ATGGCCTCCTCCGCTCCCTCCTGGCGCTGGCCGGCGCTGCGGCTCCGCACGGCGCTCGCCCTGCTGGGCGCCGTCCTGCTGGTGGGCCTCTGGATGGCGACCACGGTCCACCTCGCGATGCGCGCGGAGGGCAGCACGGAGCCCTGGAGCCGCCCGCTGGTGTGGGAGCTGACCGGGACCCTCGCGTTCTGGGCGAGCTGCTGGCTGCCCACCGCGGCGGTGCTCAACGCGCCCGCGCCCGCGGGCCGCTGGGGCCGCTTCCTGGGCATCCACCTCGCCAGCTTCCTCGCCTTCACCGTCCTCAAGAACGCGCTGATGGTGCCGCCGCGCTTCGCCATCTACCGCTGGCTGGGCTGGGGCGAGTACGGCTACCACGCGCTGCCGGTGCACCTGGGCATGGAGATGATGAAGGACGCGGTGGCGTACGTGCTGTGGGCCGGCGCGTGCCGGGGCGTGTGGGTGTGGCGCGAGCGCCAGGGGCTCGCGCTGCGCCAGGCGCAGCTCGCCGCGGAGCTGAAGGAGGCGCGGCTGCAGGCGCTCACCGGGCAGCTGGACCCGCACTTCCTCTTCAACGCGCTCAACACCGTCTCCTCGCTCATGTACGAGGACCTCGCGCGCACCGACCGCCTGCTCGCGGACCTGGGCCAGGTGCTGCGCGCGGGCTTCGACGCGCGCCGCGCCACGTGGAGCCTCGCGGAGGAGCGCGCCCACACCGAGCGCTACCTCGCGCTGCTGCACGCCCGCTTCGGCGAGCGGCTACAGGTGGCGTGGGAGGTGGCCCCGGGGCTCGAGGCGCAGGGCGTGCCGCGCTTCTCCCTGCAGCTGCTCGCGGAGAACGCGGTGAAGCACAACCAGGACCGCGCGGAAGCGCTCACGCTGCGGCTCGCGGCGTGGCGCGACGAGCGCGAGAACGGCGCGCTGCTGCTGCAGGTGGAGGACGACGGGCGCGGCTTCGGCGCGCCCAGCCCCGAGCGGGGCGCGGGGCTGGGCCTGCGCCACCTGGAGGAGGTGCTGCGCCTGCTGTACGGGGCGGGCGCGCGCGTGGAGCGGGGCGCGGGCGCGCACGGGGGCGCGCAGGTGCGGCTGGTGCTTCCGGTCCTTCCGGAGGAGGCGGCGTGA
- a CDS encoding LytTR family DNA-binding domain-containing protein, with the protein MSGPFRVLVVDDEAPARAKVKRLLAQDPRFALAGEAADGHAALRLLQDEASRPDLLLLDVQMPGLTGFEVLEALGEAAPAVVFSTAYDQYALSAFEAAALDYLLKPYDAERFRRALDRAHVQLAAGRVEAPGALLQAVQPRLERLIVRQGEGWVPLRLDAVTRLTAEDKYVRLHAGGREHLVRQTLKALEARLDPGRFVRVHRSELVALEAVARLEPWTHGDGLLVMQDGSTVVLSRTHRDAFLARWGVEG; encoded by the coding sequence GTGAGCGGCCCCTTTCGCGTGCTGGTGGTGGACGACGAGGCGCCGGCGCGCGCGAAGGTGAAGCGCCTGCTCGCGCAGGACCCGCGCTTCGCCCTCGCGGGCGAGGCGGCGGACGGCCACGCGGCGCTGCGCCTGCTGCAGGACGAGGCCTCGCGGCCGGACCTGCTGCTGCTGGACGTGCAGATGCCGGGCCTCACGGGCTTCGAGGTGCTCGAGGCCCTGGGCGAGGCCGCGCCCGCAGTCGTCTTCTCCACCGCGTACGACCAGTACGCCCTGAGCGCCTTCGAGGCGGCGGCGCTGGACTACCTGCTCAAGCCCTACGACGCCGAGCGCTTCCGTCGCGCGCTGGACCGCGCCCACGTGCAGCTCGCGGCGGGCCGGGTCGAGGCGCCGGGCGCGCTCTTGCAGGCGGTGCAGCCGCGGCTCGAGCGGCTCATCGTGCGCCAGGGCGAGGGCTGGGTGCCCTTGCGCCTGGACGCGGTGACGCGGCTCACCGCCGAGGACAAGTACGTGCGCCTGCACGCGGGTGGCCGCGAGCACCTCGTGCGCCAGACGCTCAAGGCGCTGGAGGCGCGCCTGGACCCCGGGCGCTTCGTGCGCGTGCACCGCAGCGAGCTCGTCGCGCTCGAGGCGGTGGCGCGGCTCGAGCCCTGGACGCACGGCGACGGGCTCCTGGTGATGCAGGATGGCAGCACCGTCGTCCTCAGCCGCACCCACCGCGATGCCTTCCTCGCCCGCTGGGGCGTGGAGGGCTGA
- a CDS encoding class I SAM-dependent methyltransferase has product MTDPRKSGPDNTALRTALWRALHVLADPPPHVFEDTVGLALAAPEEGWQQRPDMGAFTRPFRASIVARARFVEDLVEAQVARGVAQYVLLGAGLDTFAQRRPELGARLRVFEVDAPGTQAWKRRQLVERGLAVPSFLRFVPVDFERGESWRGQLAMAGFDAAQPAVVASTGVSMYLTREAIVATLRDAAALAPGSTLVMSFMLPLERAEPALRPGIEAAARGARASGTPWLSFFEPEQLLALAREAGFRDVAHVSADALTERYFAGRTDGLRLPSHSEELLVATA; this is encoded by the coding sequence ATGACGGACCCCCGGAAGTCTGGCCCGGACAACACCGCCCTCCGCACGGCGCTGTGGCGCGCGCTGCACGTGCTCGCGGACCCGCCGCCGCACGTGTTCGAGGACACGGTGGGCCTCGCGCTCGCGGCCCCGGAGGAGGGCTGGCAGCAGCGCCCGGACATGGGCGCGTTCACGCGGCCCTTCCGCGCCTCCATCGTGGCCCGCGCGCGCTTCGTCGAGGACCTCGTCGAGGCGCAGGTCGCGCGCGGCGTCGCGCAGTACGTGCTGCTGGGCGCGGGGCTGGACACCTTTGCCCAGCGCCGCCCGGAGCTCGGTGCGCGCCTGCGCGTGTTCGAGGTGGACGCGCCGGGGACGCAGGCGTGGAAGCGGCGGCAGCTCGTCGAGCGGGGCCTCGCGGTCCCCTCCTTCCTGCGCTTCGTGCCGGTGGACTTCGAGCGCGGTGAGTCGTGGCGGGGGCAGCTCGCCATGGCGGGCTTCGACGCCGCGCAGCCCGCCGTCGTCGCGTCCACCGGCGTGAGCATGTACCTCACGCGCGAGGCGATCGTGGCCACGCTGCGCGACGCCGCAGCGCTCGCCCCGGGCTCCACGCTGGTGATGTCCTTCATGCTGCCCCTCGAGCGCGCCGAGCCCGCGCTGCGCCCGGGCATCGAGGCCGCGGCGCGGGGAGCCCGCGCGAGCGGCACTCCGTGGCTGAGCTTCTTCGAGCCCGAGCAGCTGCTCGCCCTGGCGCGCGAGGCGGGCTTTCGCGACGTGGCGCACGTGTCCGCGGACGCGCTCACCGAGCGCTACTTCGCGGGCCGCACGGACGGCCTGCGCCTGCCCAGCCACTCCGAGGAGCTGCTGGTCGCGACGGCGTAG
- a CDS encoding dual specificity protein phosphatase family protein has translation MSVSLLRDVHRVPGVRGWVRKQVLRSVARVIEWTTKLPGRPLNVSRVTPQLLVGGHVPRAAYPQLKALGVTHVIDVRQERSDDAQALRALGIELLHLPAPDRYAPSVTQLQQGVAWALPRLAAGGQVYAHCEHGVGRGPLMGLAILVAQGWDATEAYKRLREARWQSTLNDRQLEGLVRFVEATRPAQARAEAAGGA, from the coding sequence ATGAGTGTCTCGCTGCTCCGCGACGTGCACCGCGTGCCGGGCGTGCGCGGCTGGGTGCGCAAGCAGGTGCTGCGCTCGGTGGCGCGCGTCATCGAGTGGACGACCAAGCTGCCGGGCCGCCCGCTCAACGTGAGCCGCGTCACGCCGCAGCTGCTGGTGGGCGGGCACGTGCCGCGCGCGGCCTACCCGCAGCTCAAGGCGCTGGGCGTGACGCACGTCATCGACGTGCGTCAGGAGCGCTCGGACGACGCGCAGGCGCTGCGCGCGCTGGGCATCGAGCTGCTGCACCTGCCCGCCCCGGACCGCTACGCGCCCTCCGTCACCCAGTTGCAACAAGGTGTCGCGTGGGCGCTGCCGCGGCTCGCGGCAGGCGGCCAGGTGTACGCGCACTGCGAGCACGGCGTGGGGCGCGGGCCGCTGATGGGGCTCGCCATCCTCGTCGCCCAGGGGTGGGATGCGACCGAGGCCTACAAGAGGCTGCGCGAGGCGCGCTGGCAGAGCACGCTCAACGACCGGCAGCTGGAGGGGCTGGTGCGCTTCGTGGAGGCCACCCGCCCCGCCCAGGCGCGCGCGGAGGCCGCCGGGGGCGCGTAG
- a CDS encoding GtrA family protein, with the protein MIDTLYSWLTGDLSRSARIWTALAPAILASAYFIVGLLAFSVRCLFKGIPEDKETVSRGATVLVGFFLRHYFFWVIRPVWSLILRSGIPANAITMLATLLSAASGVAVAAGRFALGGWLFLGAGILDVMDGRIARVRKTASPAGAALDSVLDRYADSAILIGLGWYYRDTWVLLPVLAAFMGTSLVPYVRARGEGLGIPLRGGAMQRLERVLFLGGGVALAPILEALAFPNNPRPMHWLAVVGLSVVAVGSNITAMTRLRDLIRALAPPPKARRRSSGALLTLSVVAAALATAVDNGAMTALVELAKFNVTFATALGCVVGAVVNYTFNRVITFRSEGAVAPQLARYALVSTVSMLLNAGGVALLVLHPQLHYQLAWWLARAAVYLAWNFPLQRDYVFGDSSEGDDDPLLPRPHAA; encoded by the coding sequence ATGATTGACACCCTGTACTCCTGGTTGACGGGCGACCTCAGCCGCTCGGCGCGCATCTGGACCGCGCTGGCGCCGGCCATCCTCGCCTCGGCCTACTTCATCGTCGGGCTGCTCGCCTTCAGCGTGCGCTGCCTCTTCAAGGGCATCCCCGAGGACAAGGAGACCGTCAGCCGCGGCGCGACCGTGCTGGTGGGCTTCTTCCTGCGCCACTACTTCTTCTGGGTCATCCGGCCCGTGTGGTCGCTCATCCTGCGCAGCGGCATCCCCGCCAACGCGATCACCATGCTCGCCACGCTGCTGTCCGCGGCGAGCGGCGTGGCGGTGGCGGCCGGGCGCTTCGCGCTGGGCGGCTGGCTCTTCCTGGGCGCGGGCATCCTGGACGTGATGGACGGGCGCATCGCGCGCGTGCGCAAGACGGCGAGCCCCGCGGGCGCCGCGCTGGACAGCGTGCTGGACCGCTACGCGGACAGCGCCATCCTCATCGGCCTGGGCTGGTACTACCGCGACACCTGGGTGCTCTTGCCCGTGCTCGCCGCGTTCATGGGCACCAGCCTGGTGCCCTACGTGCGCGCGCGCGGCGAGGGCCTGGGCATCCCGCTGCGCGGCGGCGCGATGCAGCGGCTCGAGCGCGTGCTCTTCCTGGGCGGCGGCGTGGCGCTCGCGCCCATCCTCGAGGCGCTCGCCTTCCCCAACAACCCGCGCCCCATGCACTGGCTCGCGGTGGTGGGCCTGAGCGTGGTGGCGGTGGGCAGCAACATCACCGCGATGACGCGCCTGCGCGACCTCATCCGCGCGCTCGCCCCGCCCCCCAAGGCGCGCCGCCGCTCGAGCGGCGCGCTGCTCACGCTCAGCGTGGTCGCGGCCGCGCTCGCCACCGCGGTGGACAACGGCGCGATGACGGCGCTGGTGGAGCTGGCGAAGTTCAACGTGACCTTCGCCACGGCGCTGGGCTGCGTGGTGGGCGCGGTGGTGAACTACACCTTCAACCGCGTCATCACCTTCCGCAGCGAGGGCGCGGTGGCCCCGCAGCTGGCGCGCTACGCGCTGGTGAGCACGGTGAGCATGCTGCTCAACGCGGGCGGCGTGGCGCTGCTCGTGCTGCACCCGCAGCTGCACTACCAGCTCGCCTGGTGGCTCGCGCGCGCCGCGGTGTACCTCGCGTGGAACTTCCCCCTGCAGCGCGACTACGTCTTCGGCGACAGCTCCGAGGGCGACGACGACCCGCTGCTGCCGCGCCCCCATGCCGCCTAG
- a CDS encoding phosphatase PAP2 family protein produces MTSPVRSSSEPMKNPAGEASRSASAPALLPWLATALAAAHLALVLATGLFRPEHLFADALLGVLAWAGPGARRFLKGGIALWLTGTLLDNQRLWIHLRPAVHTGDLVAHEKALFGVNLAEWFASHTHVALDVLCGLGYATYLFEFFALLVVLFWRRDARFERMAWTFFAVNLIGCITYVLYPAAPPWYVMMHGPGPADLSVAGSAAGAARFDALIGVGFFKGFYSRNPNVFGAMPSLHTAYPTVALWQVWHLGKRWRIPAALFAGLIGFSAVYLQHHYILDVVGGVAAALLACTAVDALAALLKGRGVAEVGALATEGETHD; encoded by the coding sequence GTGACCTCCCCCGTGCGTTCTTCGAGCGAGCCGATGAAGAACCCCGCGGGGGAGGCGTCCCGGAGCGCCAGCGCGCCGGCCCTGCTGCCGTGGCTCGCCACGGCGCTCGCCGCAGCGCACCTCGCGCTGGTGCTCGCCACGGGGCTCTTCCGCCCCGAGCACCTCTTCGCGGACGCGCTGCTCGGCGTGCTCGCCTGGGCGGGCCCGGGCGCGCGCCGCTTCCTCAAGGGCGGCATCGCGCTCTGGCTCACCGGCACCCTGCTGGACAACCAGCGCCTGTGGATCCACCTGCGCCCCGCGGTGCACACCGGGGACCTGGTGGCGCACGAGAAGGCGCTGTTCGGCGTGAACCTCGCCGAGTGGTTCGCGAGCCACACCCACGTGGCGCTCGACGTGCTCTGCGGGCTCGGCTACGCCACCTACCTCTTCGAGTTCTTCGCCCTGCTGGTGGTGCTGTTCTGGCGCCGCGACGCGCGCTTCGAGCGCATGGCGTGGACCTTCTTCGCCGTGAACCTCATCGGCTGCATCACCTACGTGCTCTACCCCGCCGCCCCGCCCTGGTACGTGATGATGCACGGCCCGGGCCCCGCGGACCTGAGCGTGGCGGGGAGCGCCGCGGGCGCCGCCCGCTTCGACGCCCTCATCGGCGTGGGCTTCTTCAAGGGCTTCTACTCGCGCAATCCCAACGTGTTCGGCGCCATGCCGAGCTTGCATACGGCCTACCCCACGGTGGCCCTCTGGCAGGTCTGGCACCTGGGCAAGCGCTGGCGCATCCCTGCAGCCCTGTTTGCGGGCCTCATCGGGTTCAGCGCCGTCTATCTGCAGCATCACTACATTCTGGACGTGGTGGGGGGAGTGGCCGCTGCGCTCCTCGCCTGCACGGCGGTGGACGCACTGGCCGCCCTGCTCAAGGGCCGGGGGGTTGCCGAAGTGGGCGCCCTGGCAACCGAAGGAGAGACCCATGATTGA
- a CDS encoding inositol-3-phosphate synthase, whose protein sequence is MTTKKKVAAPEGKLAILIPGLGAVSTTLMAGVEMARKGQGKPIGSLTQMGTARIGRRDQNKTVKLNELVPLASLEDVVFGAWDIIPEDAAQVAERSGVLSKEHLDLVRPFLKTIKPKKGVHNPEFVRRIQATHIKDTKTHRDSIAALRQDIRDFLKELGAKRAVMVVCSSVETYRPYPDIFSTLEKLEKAIDANSAEINPTFLYAYAAIMEGVPFANGTPNASVDTLALQELAKKQGVPVAGRDLKSGQTMMKTVIAPALKARMLGLDGWFSTNILGNRDGEVLDDPQAFKAKEVTKSSVLDTILQPEVYPDLYSKISHKVSIHYYPPRGDAKEGWDNIDITGWLGYPMQIKINFLCRDSILAAPLVLDIAIFMDLAKRLEWRGIQEWMSFYFKTPMALEGLPVEHDLFIQSAKLKNTLRAVAGEEPITHLGLDYYGDDLPLPTK, encoded by the coding sequence ATGACTACGAAGAAGAAGGTCGCCGCCCCCGAGGGCAAGCTGGCCATCCTGATCCCCGGCCTCGGTGCCGTGTCCACCACCCTGATGGCCGGCGTCGAGATGGCGCGCAAGGGCCAGGGCAAGCCCATCGGCTCGCTCACCCAGATGGGCACCGCGCGCATCGGCCGCCGCGACCAGAACAAGACCGTGAAGCTCAACGAGCTCGTGCCGCTCGCGAGCCTCGAGGACGTGGTCTTCGGCGCCTGGGACATCATCCCCGAGGACGCGGCCCAGGTGGCCGAGCGCTCCGGCGTGCTGAGCAAGGAGCACCTGGACCTGGTGCGCCCCTTCCTCAAGACGATCAAGCCCAAGAAGGGCGTGCACAACCCCGAGTTCGTGCGCCGCATCCAGGCGACCCACATCAAGGACACCAAGACCCACCGCGACAGCATCGCGGCGCTGCGCCAGGACATCCGCGACTTCCTCAAGGAGCTCGGGGCCAAGCGCGCGGTGATGGTGGTGTGCTCGAGCGTCGAGACCTACCGCCCCTACCCGGACATCTTCAGCACCCTGGAGAAGCTCGAGAAGGCGATCGACGCGAACAGCGCCGAGATCAACCCCACCTTCCTCTACGCCTACGCGGCCATCATGGAGGGCGTGCCGTTCGCCAACGGCACCCCCAACGCCAGCGTGGACACGCTCGCGCTGCAGGAGCTCGCCAAGAAGCAGGGCGTGCCGGTGGCCGGCCGTGACCTCAAGAGCGGCCAGACGATGATGAAGACCGTCATCGCGCCCGCGCTCAAGGCCCGCATGCTCGGCCTGGACGGCTGGTTCAGCACCAACATCCTCGGCAACCGCGACGGCGAGGTGCTCGACGATCCCCAGGCCTTCAAGGCCAAGGAGGTCACCAAGAGCAGCGTGCTGGACACCATCCTGCAGCCCGAGGTCTACCCGGACCTCTACAGCAAGATCAGCCACAAGGTGTCGATCCACTACTACCCGCCCCGCGGCGACGCGAAGGAGGGCTGGGACAACATCGACATCACCGGCTGGCTCGGCTACCCGATGCAGATCAAGATCAACTTCCTCTGCCGGGACTCCATCCTCGCCGCGCCCCTGGTGCTGGACATCGCCATCTTCATGGACCTGGCCAAGCGCCTCGAGTGGCGCGGCATCCAGGAGTGGATGAGCTTCTACTTCAAGACCCCGATGGCGCTCGAGGGTCTGCCGGTGGAGCACGACCTCTTCATCCAGTCCGCGAAGCTGAAGAACACCCTGCGCGCGGTGGCGGGCGAGGAGCCCATCACCCACCTCGGCCTCGACTACTACGGGGACGACCTCCCCCTGCCGACGAAGTAG
- a CDS encoding pyridoxamine 5'-phosphate oxidase family protein, which yields MAKKRSGTDAVQHLGELIEDIKVAMMTTVEEDGALRSRPMWTHELHAFEGELWFFTRQHSHKVDELEHDHHVNLSYAEPKRDQYVSLSGRCSMVKDREKMEKLWTPALKAWFPEGLEDPELSLLRVRVEKAEYWDTPSSRMVQLAGFVKASVTGRPADPGDNEKLTFHEDGTTSAPH from the coding sequence ATGGCGAAGAAGCGGTCCGGCACGGATGCGGTGCAGCACCTGGGAGAGCTCATCGAGGACATCAAGGTCGCGATGATGACCACCGTGGAGGAGGACGGCGCCCTGCGCAGCCGCCCCATGTGGACGCACGAGCTGCACGCCTTCGAGGGCGAGCTCTGGTTCTTCACCCGCCAGCACTCGCACAAGGTGGACGAGCTGGAGCACGACCACCACGTGAACCTCTCCTACGCGGAGCCCAAGCGCGACCAGTACGTGAGCCTCTCGGGCCGCTGCAGCATGGTGAAGGACCGCGAGAAGATGGAGAAGCTGTGGACCCCCGCCCTCAAGGCCTGGTTCCCCGAGGGGCTCGAGGACCCGGAGCTCTCGCTCCTGCGCGTGCGGGTGGAGAAGGCCGAGTACTGGGACACGCCCAGCAGCCGCATGGTGCAGCTCGCCGGCTTCGTGAAGGCGAGCGTCACCGGGCGCCCGGCCGACCCCGGCGACAACGAGAAGCTCACCTTCCACGAGGACGGCACGACGTCCGCGCCCCACTGA